The following are encoded in a window of Sulfurimonas sp. C5 genomic DNA:
- a CDS encoding EAL domain-containing protein produces the protein MKTLRHIDFISILLVLFVFLLLFIFYSMYKIQEGVENYHNNHDRIVNMQLLNKGFDDFASSQNELVNYYQINQDIEKFRSLFIKLQETVKAHHPEEDALLTQLEWIRKLFEEKVNDLEYYKSLNSSLLSGYHFLFDLQRSISESKDISANTKSIVNETLFLLFQYSRGNYIEREYVENKLDDIHHVMRKNKNLLIENFYKQSKVSLDTISSFRQISNTIKESTIDKHLHSLKLYLHNRYDYYILGQQLIATFFFIATIVISIILFFLYLRSNKNQKELRAFNYAIQHSDNSVMMTDSDKNIVFVNEVFEKTTGYTEEEVLGKNPRILKSNLQDERIYKEMYKKLERGESWEGELINRRKDGSLFYERASIMPVFLNKKLINYLAIKLDITKYIEQNNILRQAASVFENTEEAIIIADANANVVSVNQAFTKMYGYTIDEVLGKDLSILHSGIQDTNFYQRMWDEIDHKDVFKGKIVNTTKDGDILPVWVTIKAVRDQSKRIVNYTAVQTDLRAIETSEAKADYLAYHDPLTSLYNRVSFEEFLSNALLMAKRNKEKFAVLFIDLDRFKIINDTLGHDIGDQVLIHVSKRLKHILRESDFIARWGGDEFVVILHDVASESLVATVARKIIDELKAPINVKHHSFSITASVGISMYPENGDDTKSLIKNADSAMYSAKDSGKNNFCFYTDQLSLQTEERLIIDTALHNALDNNEITMVFQPQYSIANREIISVEALVRWENEKLGVVSPEKFIPIAEDNGFIVELGYFIFEESCKRFKEMQKAGLSLQRVAINVSSIQFREPGLLEALLSIVKRYEMDPSEVEIEITERFLMDNTESNIKNLQSFRLEGFKVSIDDFGTGYSSMSYLKQLPIDTIKIDKSFIDDISQKSSDNAIVKAIIVLAKTLNYSVVAEGIETKEQEEFLRQNRCDIGQGFFFSEPLQVNELIEKFK, from the coding sequence ATGAAAACATTAAGACATATTGACTTTATCAGTATATTGTTGGTTTTGTTTGTTTTTTTATTGTTATTCATTTTTTATTCTATGTATAAAATTCAAGAGGGTGTTGAAAATTATCATAATAACCATGACCGTATTGTTAATATGCAGTTATTAAACAAAGGGTTTGATGACTTTGCAAGTTCTCAAAATGAGCTGGTTAATTATTACCAAATTAATCAAGATATAGAAAAATTTAGATCTTTATTTATTAAACTGCAAGAAACTGTTAAAGCACATCATCCCGAAGAAGATGCCTTATTGACACAGTTGGAATGGATACGAAAGTTATTTGAAGAAAAAGTAAACGATCTTGAGTATTATAAATCATTGAATTCATCACTTTTAAGCGGTTACCATTTTCTTTTTGATCTACAAAGAAGTATTTCTGAATCAAAAGATATTTCTGCAAATACAAAAAGTATTGTAAATGAAACACTTTTTTTACTGTTTCAATATAGCAGAGGGAATTACATTGAAAGAGAATATGTTGAAAACAAGTTAGATGATATTCATCACGTGATGAGAAAAAATAAAAATCTTTTAATTGAAAACTTTTATAAGCAATCGAAAGTTTCACTGGATACCATATCTTCATTTAGACAAATATCAAATACAATTAAAGAAAGTACAATAGATAAGCATCTTCATAGTCTTAAATTGTATCTTCATAATAGATATGATTATTATATCCTTGGACAACAACTGATAGCTACATTCTTTTTTATTGCCACTATAGTTATCTCGATAATTTTATTTTTCCTGTATCTTCGTTCAAATAAAAATCAAAAAGAGTTACGTGCTTTTAATTATGCAATACAACATAGTGACAACTCCGTTATGATGACTGATTCTGATAAAAATATTGTCTTTGTCAATGAAGTTTTTGAAAAAACAACAGGATATACAGAAGAAGAGGTTTTGGGCAAAAATCCTCGTATACTAAAATCAAATCTTCAGGATGAACGCATTTACAAAGAGATGTATAAAAAACTAGAGCGCGGAGAAAGCTGGGAAGGGGAATTAATTAACAGACGCAAAGATGGTTCTTTATTTTATGAAAGAGCTTCCATTATGCCTGTTTTTCTTAACAAAAAACTGATAAATTATCTTGCAATTAAACTTGATATTACAAAATATATTGAACAAAATAATATTTTAAGACAAGCGGCAAGTGTATTTGAAAATACTGAAGAAGCTATTATCATAGCAGATGCAAACGCAAATGTGGTTTCTGTAAATCAGGCTTTTACAAAGATGTACGGTTATACAATAGATGAGGTTCTGGGTAAAGATTTAAGTATTTTACACTCAGGGATTCAAGACACAAATTTTTATCAACGTATGTGGGATGAAATAGATCACAAAGATGTTTTTAAAGGGAAAATAGTCAATACTACAAAAGATGGGGATATACTTCCTGTTTGGGTTACAATTAAGGCAGTAAGAGACCAGTCCAAGCGCATTGTAAATTACACAGCTGTACAAACGGACCTAAGAGCTATTGAAACATCGGAAGCAAAAGCGGATTATCTTGCATACCATGATCCTTTAACATCTCTCTATAATAGAGTGAGTTTTGAAGAGTTTTTATCTAATGCATTACTGATGGCAAAAAGAAATAAAGAAAAATTTGCAGTACTTTTTATTGACCTTGACAGATTTAAAATTATTAATGATACTTTAGGACACGATATAGGGGACCAGGTTCTAATCCATGTAAGTAAAAGGTTGAAACACATATTACGTGAGAGTGATTTTATAGCACGCTGGGGCGGTGATGAATTTGTTGTTATTTTACACGATGTGGCATCAGAAAGTTTAGTTGCAACGGTTGCGCGAAAGATTATTGATGAACTTAAAGCACCTATCAATGTAAAACACCATTCTTTTTCAATTACTGCAAGTGTAGGTATTTCAATGTATCCGGAAAACGGTGATGATACAAAATCATTAATTAAAAATGCAGACAGTGCAATGTACTCTGCAAAAGACAGTGGAAAAAATAATTTCTGTTTTTATACGGACCAACTCTCTTTACAAACGGAAGAGAGACTAATAATCGATACGGCACTTCACAATGCTTTGGATAATAATGAGATTACGATGGTATTTCAGCCTCAATACAGCATAGCAAATAGGGAAATTATATCTGTTGAAGCACTTGTGCGTTGGGAAAATGAAAAACTGGGTGTTGTTTCGCCTGAAAAATTCATACCAATTGCTGAAGATAACGGCTTTATTGTTGAGCTAGGATATTTTATTTTTGAAGAGTCATGTAAACGATTTAAAGAGATGCAAAAAGCAGGTCTCAGTTTACAAAGAGTTGCAATAAATGTTTCTAGTATTCAGTTTAGAGAACCTGGCTTATTGGAAGCTTTACTCTCTATAGTCAAACGTTACGAAATGGATCCTTCAGAAGTAGAGATAGAAATTACAGAACGTTTCTTAATGGATAATACGGAAAGTAATATTAAAAACTTACAAAGCTTCAGACTAGAAGGTTTTAAAGTGTCAATAGATGATTTTGGTACGGGATATTCATCTATGTCTTATTTAAAACAGCTCCCTATCGATACGATTAAAATTGACAAATCTTTTATAGATGACATTAGTCAGAAAAGTTCAGACAATGCAATAGTAAAAGCGATTATAGTACTTGCTAAAACATTAAATTATTCAGTAGTTGCAGAGGGGATAGAAACAAAAGAACAAGAAGAGTTTTTAAGACAAAATAGATGTGACATTGGACAAGGATTTTTCTTTTCTGAACCGTTACAAGTGAATGAGTTGATCGAAAAATTCAAGTAA
- a CDS encoding CHAD domain-containing protein, protein MKIEDGFQKNLLVLAKLYNKLSLESDSEVLHKYRIAIRKMEAYLYAYGYLYEQKQKKKMQKFLKKLLHPTSIIRDLDLFLIQIQQLSCDQEAKITLYNTFYLKRKKLLNALLRSKEHKKSFSKLRTLVNTQMYAVNDIENESAFRVLQILYKKFLDEYAAIDKEGDFEELHELRKELKLLRYASEFYYQHFTHSTDFLEKLDEFKVMQDLFGNLQDNVTRLKLIKSKKKKFTKKDYKFFQGYYTTEIEKAKVELLKFLKKVIK, encoded by the coding sequence ATGAAAATCGAAGATGGCTTTCAAAAAAATCTCCTAGTACTTGCAAAACTCTATAACAAGCTAAGTCTTGAAAGTGACAGCGAAGTTTTACATAAGTATCGTATAGCTATTCGTAAAATGGAGGCATATTTATATGCCTATGGATACCTATATGAGCAAAAGCAGAAAAAAAAGATGCAGAAGTTTTTGAAAAAACTTTTACATCCAACATCCATAATTCGAGATCTGGATCTTTTTTTAATTCAAATTCAACAACTTTCTTGTGACCAAGAAGCAAAAATCACCTTATACAATACGTTTTATTTAAAAAGAAAAAAACTCTTAAATGCACTTCTTCGCAGTAAAGAGCATAAAAAAAGTTTTTCTAAACTTCGTACATTAGTGAATACACAAATGTATGCTGTAAATGATATAGAGAATGAGAGTGCCTTTAGAGTACTACAAATTTTATATAAAAAGTTTTTAGATGAATATGCTGCAATAGATAAAGAGGGTGATTTTGAAGAGTTGCATGAGTTACGAAAAGAACTGAAACTGCTACGTTATGCATCAGAATTTTATTATCAACATTTCACACATAGTACAGACTTTTTAGAAAAACTGGATGAATTTAAAGTAATGCAGGATTTGTTTGGCAACTTACAAGACAATGTAACTCGATTAAAACTAATCAAAAGTAAGAAGAAAAAGTTTACAAAGAAAGATTATAAGTTTTTTCAGGGATATTATACAACTGAAATAGAGAAGGCAAAAGTAGAATTATTGAAATTTTTAAAAAAAGTCATAAAGTGA
- a CDS encoding EAL domain-containing protein, which yields MMDEKEVFYTQLVDIAYKQLKSSSLFTFMNAIVLAFILYPYVNSIQLGIWIEFVFTISLYRYLMAKSYQTNPMRYSRQKWRKKFFNTLIISNIIWSIPPVLFFPNQNYMVQAAIIILYTALSAGAMSSFSSFPRAIRIYLIMFLGPLIIVLFLQNTQLYTAMGILLSLYTGLLIGIGNKFYTNYQEFFKMNQLYEEEKEKFSVSEERFEVIFKGAPVGFFFYDEHLIIREVNQKLIDFFKIPRDKLIGLDLHNILDRRILPALQTVLENRNGLYDGKFILNSLKKDIYINLQTSPMRNAEGKVMGGIGIVNNVTEKMEAQQKIERQAKYDILTDIPNRLMLHEQIKHEVLRYQRHNIIFAVLFLDLDHFKHINDSLGHDIGDKLLIKVAQVLERIIRTQDIVARLGGDEFVILLPDLSLDRKMAARKAELVAKKIYDALEATIMIDGHQFNISTSIGISLVNSVDETAEDILKHADLAMYQAKKDGRGVSRFYEKQMDSWIKRRLDLENGLKNSLHNGELQVYYQPIVEVISGKVIGAEALLRWNSKEFADVSPEEYISIAEESMLIIQIGNFVMQKAFEEFVVWKKQFANETTLEKIAINVSIRQFNCADFIENLKEAMKKSNIKPEDVEVELVESLVINDFEQAKEKMYELRNLGIRLSIDDFGTGYSSLSYLKQLPFSTLKIDREFIKDIEEDPEDKELVETILNIAKRFDLKVVAEGVETHGQYMFLLEQRCDFFQGFYCSKALDADSFVKLLREQHTYCPLGI from the coding sequence ATGATGGATGAAAAAGAGGTTTTTTATACACAGCTTGTCGACATTGCATATAAGCAACTAAAAAGTTCATCACTCTTTACTTTTATGAATGCTATTGTTTTAGCATTTATTTTGTATCCGTATGTAAACAGTATTCAGCTTGGAATTTGGATTGAATTTGTTTTTACAATCTCTTTATACAGATACTTAATGGCAAAGAGTTATCAAACCAATCCAATGCGCTATTCACGGCAAAAGTGGAGAAAAAAGTTTTTCAATACACTGATTATCTCAAATATTATATGGAGTATTCCTCCTGTTTTATTCTTTCCCAATCAAAATTACATGGTTCAAGCAGCAATTATAATTTTGTATACAGCTTTAAGTGCAGGGGCTATGAGTTCATTCTCATCATTTCCAAGGGCTATACGAATTTATCTGATTATGTTTTTAGGTCCGCTAATTATTGTACTTTTTTTACAAAACACACAACTATATACAGCAATGGGAATATTACTTAGTTTATATACGGGGCTTTTAATAGGAATTGGCAACAAGTTTTATACAAATTACCAAGAATTTTTTAAAATGAATCAATTGTATGAAGAAGAGAAAGAAAAATTTAGTGTTTCTGAAGAACGTTTTGAAGTTATTTTTAAAGGTGCACCTGTAGGGTTTTTCTTTTATGATGAGCATTTAATAATTAGAGAAGTCAATCAGAAACTTATAGATTTTTTCAAAATACCAAGAGATAAATTAATAGGTTTGGATTTACATAATATTCTTGATCGCAGAATTTTACCAGCACTTCAAACTGTTCTTGAAAACAGGAATGGCTTATATGATGGAAAGTTTATATTAAATTCTTTGAAAAAAGACATTTATATAAACTTGCAAACTTCTCCTATGCGTAACGCTGAAGGAAAAGTGATGGGAGGGATTGGTATTGTCAATAATGTGACAGAGAAGATGGAAGCTCAACAGAAAATAGAAAGGCAGGCAAAATATGACATATTAACTGATATTCCAAATCGTTTAATGCTGCATGAACAAATAAAACATGAAGTGCTCCGTTATCAACGACATAATATTATTTTTGCCGTATTATTTTTAGACTTAGACCATTTTAAACACATTAATGACTCACTAGGACATGATATTGGTGATAAGCTACTCATTAAAGTTGCACAAGTATTAGAAAGGATAATTCGTACACAAGATATTGTAGCCCGTTTAGGAGGCGACGAGTTTGTAATCTTATTGCCTGACCTATCTTTAGATCGAAAAATGGCGGCAAGAAAAGCTGAACTAGTTGCTAAAAAAATATATGATGCTCTTGAAGCAACTATAATGATTGACGGGCATCAATTTAATATCTCTACAAGTATAGGTATATCATTGGTTAACTCTGTAGATGAAACTGCTGAGGATATTTTAAAACATGCAGATTTAGCTATGTACCAAGCGAAAAAAGATGGAAGAGGGGTAAGTCGTTTTTATGAAAAACAGATGGATAGTTGGATCAAAAGAAGACTCGATCTTGAAAACGGTTTAAAAAATAGTCTGCATAACGGGGAATTACAAGTATATTATCAACCTATAGTAGAGGTAATAAGTGGAAAAGTCATCGGTGCAGAAGCTCTGCTTCGTTGGAACTCAAAAGAGTTTGCTGATGTGTCTCCGGAAGAATATATATCCATAGCAGAAGAGAGTATGTTAATTATACAGATAGGAAATTTTGTAATGCAAAAAGCTTTTGAAGAGTTTGTAGTATGGAAAAAACAGTTTGCTAATGAGACCACTTTAGAAAAAATTGCTATTAACGTGAGTATACGACAGTTTAATTGCGCAGATTTTATTGAAAACCTTAAAGAAGCGATGAAAAAAAGTAATATAAAACCTGAAGATGTAGAAGTAGAGCTTGTTGAATCACTTGTTATAAATGATTTTGAACAGGCAAAAGAAAAGATGTATGAACTTCGAAATCTTGGAATAAGATTATCTATTGATGATTTTGGAACAGGGTATTCATCACTCTCTTATTTGAAACAGTTACCATTTTCTACGCTGAAAATTGACAGAGAGTTTATAAAAGACATAGAAGAAGATCCAGAAGATAAAGAGTTGGTTGAAACTATTCTAAATATAGCAAAAAGGTTTGATTTAAAAGTTGTTGCAGAAGGTGTAGAGACTCATGGACAATATATGTTTTTACTAGAGCAGCGATGTGACTTTTTTCAAGGTTTTTACTGTTCAAAAGCTTTGGATGCAGATTCTTTTGTAAAATTATTAAGGGAACAACATACCTATTGTCCTCTTGGGATTTAA
- a CDS encoding MTH1187 family thiamine-binding protein, which yields MSVLLEFAMFPTSDNCREGASVSKQVAKIIDAIDKSGVTYKLTPMGTIVETETMREALDVIELAYEQVKDCERVYSSLKFDIRHSDKNRLTTKIKSVESHLQREIEK from the coding sequence ATGAGTGTACTTCTGGAATTTGCAATGTTTCCAACAAGTGATAATTGCCGTGAAGGTGCATCGGTTTCAAAACAAGTAGCAAAGATTATTGATGCAATTGACAAGAGTGGAGTGACTTATAAACTCACACCAATGGGTACTATTGTAGAGACTGAAACGATGAGAGAAGCTTTAGATGTTATTGAACTTGCATATGAACAAGTAAAAGATTGTGAAAGAGTATATAGCTCTTTGAAGTTTGATATTAGACACAGTGACAAAAACAGACTTACAACTAAAATAAAATCGGTTGAATCTCACTTGCAAAGAGAAATTGAAAAATAA
- a CDS encoding SulP family inorganic anion transporter: MANLFAPKFFTLLKQGIPKEQIFADMMAGVIVGIVALPLAIAFAVASGVSPEKGIITAVVAGFLISFLGGSRVQIGGPTGAFIVILYAIVQEYGYDGLLISTIMAGIILILFGVLRFGSLLRYFPQPLIVGFTSGIAVVIFSTQIKDALGLNIENLPSDFFSKWAAYFQNLDTLNIYALAITIVTILITIYSKHITTKIPGAFIAIIVLTVVVSVFEFPVTTIETFFGNINGDIQISLPHFEWSNLTTYIVPAFVIALLGGVESLLSAVVADGMIGCKHRSNTELIAQGVANIVTPFFGGIAATGAIARTATNVKNGGRTPIAGMTHAIVLLFIMLFFIDYAKLIPMAVLAGILIVVSFNMSEYKSFFSILRGSPYDYIILLTTFLLTVIVDLTVAIQIGIVLAALLFMKRMANVDGKKFVQSDDPDDIDNYASLPSCIAVYEIGGPLFFASAKQYAQQIQESGVACDILILRMRYVNFIDATALHNFKETLSLLRENGTTILTSGTNDEVFSDLDKNKIVSIIGEGNMHKTFPRALQHAKTLASEMEV; the protein is encoded by the coding sequence GTGGCAAATCTATTTGCTCCAAAATTCTTTACGCTTTTAAAACAAGGCATCCCCAAAGAACAGATTTTTGCAGATATGATGGCAGGTGTCATTGTAGGAATTGTAGCTCTACCGCTTGCCATTGCTTTTGCTGTAGCTTCAGGAGTTTCACCGGAAAAAGGTATCATTACCGCAGTTGTAGCAGGATTCTTGATCTCGTTTTTAGGCGGGAGCAGAGTTCAGATTGGTGGTCCTACCGGTGCATTTATTGTTATACTTTATGCAATAGTTCAAGAATACGGGTATGATGGGCTTTTGATCTCGACAATTATGGCGGGAATTATCCTTATTCTTTTTGGTGTTTTACGGTTTGGCAGTTTATTACGCTATTTCCCTCAACCTTTGATAGTAGGTTTTACAAGTGGAATCGCTGTTGTGATTTTCTCTACACAAATTAAAGATGCACTTGGTTTAAACATAGAAAATTTACCGTCTGACTTTTTTTCTAAATGGGCTGCGTATTTTCAAAACTTAGATACTTTAAATATCTACGCTCTTGCTATAACAATTGTAACAATACTGATTACTATATATTCAAAGCATATTACAACTAAAATTCCGGGCGCATTTATTGCAATCATTGTACTTACAGTAGTAGTAAGTGTGTTTGAGTTTCCTGTTACAACAATTGAAACATTTTTTGGAAATATCAATGGAGATATTCAGATCTCATTACCACATTTTGAATGGAGTAATTTAACGACATATATTGTGCCTGCTTTTGTTATAGCCCTCTTAGGTGGGGTAGAATCACTTTTATCTGCTGTTGTGGCTGATGGTATGATAGGATGTAAACACAGATCAAATACAGAGCTTATTGCACAAGGTGTTGCAAACATAGTTACACCTTTTTTTGGAGGAATTGCTGCAACAGGTGCAATTGCTAGAACGGCAACAAATGTAAAAAATGGTGGACGTACACCAATAGCAGGGATGACACATGCTATTGTTCTATTGTTTATTATGCTGTTTTTTATAGATTACGCAAAATTAATCCCTATGGCAGTCTTAGCTGGGATACTAATTGTAGTGTCGTTTAATATGAGTGAGTACAAATCATTCTTCTCTATTTTAAGAGGTTCACCATATGACTATATTATTCTTTTAACAACGTTTTTATTAACGGTTATTGTTGACCTTACTGTTGCAATTCAGATAGGTATTGTTCTGGCTGCACTTTTATTTATGAAACGTATGGCTAATGTAGACGGTAAAAAATTTGTTCAGAGTGATGACCCGGATGATATAGATAATTATGCCAGTTTACCATCTTGTATTGCCGTATATGAAATTGGAGGTCCTCTATTTTTTGCTTCGGCAAAACAGTATGCCCAACAGATTCAAGAGAGTGGTGTGGCTTGTGATATTTTGATCCTTCGTATGCGTTACGTTAATTTTATTGATGCAACGGCATTACATAATTTTAAAGAGACATTATCGCTTTTAAGAGAAAATGGTACGACGATTTTAACTTCCGGAACGAATGATGAAGTATTTAGTGATCTGGATAAAAATAAAATTGTAAGTATTATTGGAGAGGGGAATATGCACAAGACTTTCCCAAGGGCTCTGCAACATGCAAAAACTTTAGCGAGTGAGATGGAAGTTTAG
- a CDS encoding leucyl aminopeptidase — protein MKIELVTQIKSDVHVEFMTKKDVAKHQFKKILNKANFEAAQDSVCFLYDQDLLLVGTEDQSPENIRTATASAIKTLKASNVKSASFNVEKECMKAIVEGLILGGYEFNRYKSEPKKTALKRVDLVCKDIKALMKDFEEAVIIAEATCFTRDIVNTIPEDIHPETLAELARNLAKENTLECTILGEKALKKEKCGAMLAVGRASRHESQLIHLAYKPKKKAKKVITLVGKGLTYDSGGLSLKPGTSMVTMKMDKAGACAVLGIIKAISELKLDVEVHAFVGAVENMIGGDAYKPDDVLVSRSGKTIEVRNTDAEGRLVLVDVLDYAQEKVKADYIFDFATLTGACMVALGQYTTGVMGNSHELKHKLYEAANNSGELIGTLPFNKHLKKQLKSEIADICNISNKPYGGAITAGLFLDNFIKEENKEKWLHFDIAGSAYTESPWDVHTYGGTGAGVRMMSEFIKSL, from the coding sequence ATGAAAATTGAATTAGTAACACAAATCAAATCAGATGTACATGTAGAGTTCATGACAAAAAAAGATGTTGCAAAACATCAATTTAAAAAGATACTCAATAAAGCAAACTTTGAAGCTGCTCAAGACAGCGTATGTTTTTTATATGATCAAGATCTCTTACTTGTGGGTACAGAAGATCAAAGTCCTGAAAACATCAGAACTGCTACTGCAAGTGCTATCAAAACACTTAAAGCATCCAATGTAAAATCTGCATCGTTTAATGTAGAAAAAGAGTGTATGAAAGCTATTGTTGAAGGTCTTATTTTGGGTGGTTATGAATTTAACAGATATAAATCTGAACCTAAAAAAACGGCTTTAAAAAGAGTGGACCTTGTGTGTAAGGATATAAAAGCTCTTATGAAAGATTTTGAAGAAGCGGTAATTATTGCAGAAGCGACATGTTTTACACGTGATATCGTTAACACTATTCCTGAAGATATCCATCCTGAAACATTGGCAGAATTAGCTCGTAACCTTGCAAAAGAAAATACTCTGGAATGTACTATCTTAGGGGAAAAAGCACTTAAAAAAGAAAAATGTGGAGCTATGCTGGCAGTTGGTCGTGCATCTCGCCACGAATCTCAACTTATCCACCTTGCTTATAAACCGAAGAAAAAAGCTAAAAAAGTTATAACACTTGTAGGAAAAGGTTTAACGTATGACTCTGGTGGGCTTAGTCTTAAACCGGGTACTTCCATGGTAACTATGAAAATGGATAAAGCCGGAGCTTGTGCAGTTCTTGGTATTATCAAGGCAATCAGTGAGTTGAAACTTGATGTTGAAGTACATGCTTTTGTAGGCGCAGTTGAAAATATGATCGGCGGTGATGCTTATAAACCTGACGATGTACTGGTAAGTAGAAGCGGAAAAACAATTGAAGTAAGAAATACTGATGCTGAAGGACGTTTAGTACTTGTAGATGTTTTAGATTATGCTCAAGAGAAAGTAAAAGCTGACTATATCTTTGACTTTGCGACACTTACAGGTGCTTGTATGGTAGCTCTTGGACAATATACTACAGGTGTTATGGGTAATTCACATGAATTAAAACACAAGCTATATGAAGCTGCTAACAATTCTGGAGAATTGATCGGAACTCTTCCGTTTAACAAACACCTGAAAAAACAGCTAAAAAGTGAGATTGCAGATATCTGTAATATCTCTAATAAACCTTACGGTGGTGCTATTACGGCTGGATTATTCCTAGATAACTTCATTAAAGAGGAAAACAAAGAGAAATGGCTGCATTTTGACATTGCGGGAAGTGCATATACAGAATCGCCATGGGATGTACATACTTACGGCGGAACAGGTGCCGGTGTAAGAATGATGAGTGAGTTTATAAAATCACTCTAA
- a CDS encoding DUF4010 domain-containing protein — protein sequence MLENFLHTPWIELVLVIIAGFLIGLEIKTHRRGNEAQKEIGSVRTFTFIALIGYIFAKTDMFLYMVGYLAIVVHFSIFYYFRLKDKYSSISIFLLFTLVYSFGIVVVKYSIWFLLIIFVVVVFIYNLNRRLEHFYTIFDANEVETFAKLLLVSGVILPLLPHEQIADFIPISYFKIWLAVVIVSLFSYVGYILKKYLFHEKGYLLTGILGGIYSSTATTVVLAKKASDNSTPYLFTSAIVIATTLMYFRLIGIAFAFNVNIAYKLILPYSLLVLLSIIIVAVLYHRSRNDKSKIVEENGDKNPLELSTAFFFAILFLLMVTVTHFVLNTYGEMGLNMLSFIVGFTDTDPFVLSILSSKFDISIDSAATAILIASGSNNILKAFSAYIFAKNKTGIMSASILILLGALTIISGFII from the coding sequence ATGTTAGAAAATTTCTTACATACGCCTTGGATTGAACTTGTTCTTGTCATTATTGCGGGGTTTTTAATTGGTCTTGAGATCAAAACCCATAGAAGAGGTAATGAAGCACAAAAAGAGATAGGCAGTGTAAGAACTTTTACCTTTATAGCCCTCATAGGATATATCTTTGCCAAAACAGACATGTTTTTATACATGGTTGGTTATTTGGCCATCGTAGTTCACTTTTCCATTTTTTACTATTTCAGACTCAAAGACAAATACAGCAGTATCAGTATTTTTCTCCTTTTTACTCTTGTTTACAGCTTTGGTATTGTAGTCGTCAAGTACAGCATATGGTTTTTACTCATCATTTTTGTTGTCGTCGTGTTTATCTACAATCTCAATAGACGCTTAGAACACTTTTATACAATTTTTGATGCCAATGAGGTAGAAACCTTTGCTAAACTGCTTTTGGTAAGCGGTGTAATCTTACCGTTATTGCCACATGAACAAATTGCAGACTTTATTCCAATTTCGTATTTCAAAATATGGCTGGCTGTCGTAATAGTATCTTTATTTTCATATGTCGGTTATATACTTAAAAAATATCTCTTTCATGAAAAAGGCTATCTTTTAACTGGTATATTAGGGGGTATCTACTCCAGTACTGCAACAACAGTAGTTTTGGCAAAAAAAGCATCTGATAATTCTACGCCATATCTTTTTACATCAGCCATTGTAATAGCGACGACTTTGATGTATTTTAGACTTATAGGTATAGCCTTTGCATTTAATGTAAATATTGCTTATAAACTTATCCTGCCCTACTCTTTACTCGTACTGCTGAGTATCATTATCGTTGCTGTTTTATACCATCGTTCAAGAAATGACAAAAGTAAAATAGTAGAAGAAAACGGAGATAAAAACCCCCTAGAGTTAAGTACAGCCTTTTTCTTTGCTATACTTTTCTTACTAATGGTTACGGTAACTCACTTTGTTCTTAATACTTATGGAGAAATGGGATTAAATATGTTATCGTTTATCGTTGGTTTTACCGACACTGATCCTTTTGTTTTATCTATATTGTCTTCAAAATTCGACATCAGTATTGACAGTGCGGCGACAGCAATTTTAATTGCATCTGGAAGTAACAATATTCTAAAAGCATTTTCTGCATATATATTTGCTAAAAATAAAACAGGAATTATGAGTGCATCTATACTTATTTTATTAGGTGCTTTAACTATTATTTCAGGATTTATAATATAA